One segment of Arcobacter sp. LA11 DNA contains the following:
- a CDS encoding zinc ribbon domain-containing protein, translated as MIKQYIKDFYSTNFTFKGKEKLSKLTIFFVIILDIFIFITLGLGIDFQVKVLNNPSVVYPYQCRNVVDSNKLDDFNRYFYTYQNNNMKYQSIKNDQMDNRCDEILHTKLKAVQKEHKIKDLRKREKELNKDLNNITAELNYLRANYNTVLFEKISSQSSDKSIVKDNISSENIKTKYDSYVKQNEKIKKQKEALYKSFKESKSVKEFISFVKKNKSEIKKDLKELQKSYQLKKDLVTLAFLLPLLFLSFYMMRKYLYKEKYTLYVMFKNIFVVILIPTFFSLISLIYTFLPKVFIEKLLKFFYELEVPFIVYYIAIAIFVVIFGYIIVKLQNKYRNDINKFKSNSISKTESYNRSICNVCTNKVNYETMNFCPCCKNELRVDCPSCNKKTIKGLNFCIKCSSEL; from the coding sequence ATGATAAAACAATATATAAAAGATTTTTACAGTACAAATTTTACATTTAAAGGAAAAGAGAAGTTATCAAAACTGACAATATTTTTTGTTATCATTTTAGATATATTTATTTTTATAACACTTGGTTTAGGAATTGATTTTCAAGTAAAAGTTTTAAATAATCCTTCTGTTGTATATCCTTATCAATGCCGTAATGTAGTTGATTCAAATAAACTTGATGATTTTAATAGATACTTTTATACCTATCAAAACAATAATATGAAATATCAAAGTATAAAAAATGATCAAATGGATAACAGATGTGATGAAATCTTGCATACAAAATTAAAAGCTGTTCAAAAAGAGCATAAAATAAAAGATTTAAGAAAAAGAGAAAAAGAACTAAATAAAGATTTAAATAATATAACTGCAGAATTAAATTATTTAAGAGCAAATTACAACACTGTGTTATTTGAAAAAATTAGTTCTCAAAGTTCTGATAAATCCATTGTAAAAGATAATATATCTTCAGAAAATATAAAAACTAAATATGATTCATATGTAAAACAAAATGAAAAGATAAAGAAACAAAAAGAAGCATTATATAAAAGTTTTAAAGAATCAAAATCTGTAAAAGAGTTTATATCTTTTGTCAAAAAGAACAAATCTGAGATAAAAAAAGATTTGAAAGAACTACAAAAATCTTATCAATTAAAAAAAGATTTAGTTACACTTGCGTTTTTGCTTCCTCTTTTATTTTTATCTTTTTATATGATGAGAAAATATCTTTATAAAGAGAAGTATACTTTATATGTAATGTTTAAAAATATTTTTGTAGTGATTCTTATACCAACATTTTTTTCTTTGATAAGTTTGATTTATACGTTTTTACCAAAAGTGTTTATTGAAAAGTTATTGAAGTTTTTTTATGAGCTAGAAGTTCCTTTTATAGTTTATTATATTGCAATAGCAATTTTTGTAGTTATTTTTGGATATATAATAGTTAAACTTCAAAATAAATATAGAAACGACATAAATAAATTTAAATCAAATAGCATATCAAAAACAGAAAGCTATAATAGAAGTATATGTAACGTATGTACTAACAAAGTTAATTATGAGACTATGAACTTTTGCCCTTGTTGTAAAAATGAGCTTAGAGTTGATTGTCCTAGTTGTAATAAGAAGACAATAAAAGGCTTGAATTTTTGTATTAAGTGTTCTAGTGAATTATAA
- a CDS encoding 50S ribosomal protein L23 produces MADITDIKAILYTEKTIELQENGVIVVQTSPRMTKNSLKEVFKEYFGVTPAKVNSLRQNGKVKRFRGKPGKRPDFKKFYVTLPEGAEIANLSA; encoded by the coding sequence ATGGCAGATATTACAGATATTAAAGCAATATTATATACAGAAAAGACAATCGAGCTTCAAGAAAACGGTGTAATTGTTGTACAAACTAGTCCAAGAATGACTAAAAACAGTTTAAAAGAAGTATTTAAAGAGTATTTTGGTGTAACTCCAGCAAAAGTTAACTCTTTAAGACAAAATGGAAAAGTAAAAAGATTTAGAGGAAAGCCAGGGAAAAGACCTGATTTCAAAAAATTCTACGTTACATTACCAGAGGGCGCTGAAATAGCGAACCTTTCAGCTTAA
- a CDS encoding alpha/beta fold hydrolase, with translation MALKSINLLDKQFDISYEIVNPNASEDIVFLHGWGSNKDIMKQAFSSTLENYRHIYVDMPGFGKSANDYELTTSDYANIMQEFFKVLNTNVVAIAGHSFGGKVATLINPLNLILLSSAGILEEKSFEVKMKIKMAKTLNSFGLGKITKAFRSKDVDKMSESMYATFKNVVDEDFSNSFENYEKNAMIFWGEDDSATTLSSGKKINSLIKNSSFQSYEGDHYFFIRNAQDIALRIENGIK, from the coding sequence TTGGCTCTAAAGAGTATAAATTTATTAGATAAACAATTTGATATTTCTTATGAAATAGTAAATCCAAATGCCAGCGAAGATATAGTTTTTCTTCATGGTTGGGGTTCAAATAAAGACATTATGAAACAGGCTTTCTCTAGTACTTTAGAAAACTATAGACATATTTATGTTGACATGCCAGGGTTTGGGAAAAGTGCAAATGATTATGAACTTACAACATCTGATTATGCAAATATTATGCAAGAGTTTTTTAAAGTATTAAATACAAATGTAGTAGCAATTGCTGGACACTCTTTTGGTGGAAAAGTTGCAACTTTAATTAACCCTTTAAATCTTATCTTACTTAGTTCTGCTGGTATCTTAGAAGAAAAATCTTTTGAAGTAAAAATGAAAATCAAAATGGCTAAAACTTTAAATAGTTTTGGTTTAGGTAAAATTACAAAAGCTTTTAGAAGTAAAGATGTTGATAAAATGAGTGAAAGTATGTATGCAACTTTCAAAAATGTTGTAGATGAAGACTTTTCAAACTCTTTTGAAAATTATGAAAAAAATGCTATGATTTTCTGGGGCGAAGATGATAGTGCAACAACTTTATCATCAGGTAAAAAAATAAATAGTTTAATAAAAAATAGTAGTTTCCAATCATATGAAGGGGATCATTACTTTTTTATTAGAAATGCACAGGATATTGCCCTTAGAATCGAAAATGGAATTAAATAA
- a CDS encoding sterol desaturase family protein: MKELNEYIILNEPIIRVSFFILTLLTMALLEYIIPKKELLLSKVKRWINNLCVVVLNTFLLKIIFASSAIMISIYVSENNIGLLNLFEIPFFFLVILSIILLDLIIYFQHRLFHEVDFFWKFHKVHHSDMDYDVTTGFRFHPIEIIISMLIKIVSIFILGVPVIAVVIFEIILSSLALFNHSNIKLSTLLDKNLRYFVVTPDMHRIHHSIHSDELNSNYGFNLSVWDRIFNSYTNKPKDGYEKMIIGLKEFNNKTETVSILSILSLPFRKS, encoded by the coding sequence ATGAAAGAACTCAATGAATATATTATTCTAAACGAACCTATCATTAGAGTAAGTTTTTTTATTTTAACATTATTGACAATGGCACTATTGGAATATATTATTCCAAAAAAAGAACTTTTATTGTCAAAAGTTAAACGCTGGATAAATAACCTATGTGTTGTTGTTTTAAACACTTTTTTACTCAAAATTATTTTTGCAAGTAGTGCAATAATGATATCTATTTATGTGTCAGAAAATAATATAGGATTATTAAATCTTTTTGAAATTCCTTTCTTCTTTTTAGTAATACTTAGTATTATCCTTCTAGATTTAATCATCTATTTTCAACATCGTTTATTTCATGAAGTTGATTTTTTCTGGAAATTTCATAAAGTTCATCATAGTGATATGGATTATGATGTGACTACTGGCTTTAGATTTCACCCTATTGAGATTATCATCTCAATGCTTATCAAAATTGTTTCTATTTTTATACTTGGTGTTCCAGTTATTGCAGTTGTTATTTTTGAAATCATTTTAAGTTCGCTAGCTTTATTTAACCACTCAAATATCAAACTTTCTACACTCTTAGATAAAAACCTAAGATATTTTGTAGTAACACCTGATATGCATAGAATACACCACTCAATACATAGTGATGAGTTAAACTCAAACTATGGTTTCAATCTATCTGTTTGGGATAGAATTTTTAACTCATATACAAATAAACCAAAAGATGGTTATGAAAAAATGATTATAGGACTAAAAGAGTTTAATAATAAAACAGAGACTGTATCAATATTGAGTATCTTATCTTTGCCATTTAGAAAAAGTTAA
- the rplC gene encoding 50S ribosomal protein L3 yields MEFIVEKIGMSRTITVPAVPVTLLKVLDTKVCDVTDGVAFCSYSSGKKMNKTIEGQQKKFNLSAEFNRFVTLNVANTEAGDLDVSGLSEAKVLKTTFKTKGRGFTGAVKRWNFAGGRASHGHRMGKRTGSIGMCEWPGRVMPGKKMPGQYGNTTNSVKNDVVSFDAETGILVVKGAVSGPNGGLGKVRIAK; encoded by the coding sequence ATGGAATTCATAGTAGAAAAAATCGGTATGAGCAGAACTATTACAGTTCCTGCGGTTCCTGTTACACTTTTAAAAGTTCTAGATACTAAAGTATGTGACGTGACTGACGGTGTAGCATTTTGTTCTTATTCTTCTGGTAAAAAGATGAATAAAACAATTGAAGGACAACAAAAGAAATTTAACTTAAGTGCTGAGTTTAACAGATTTGTAACATTAAATGTAGCAAATACTGAAGCTGGTGACTTAGATGTTTCTGGTTTATCTGAAGCTAAAGTTTTAAAAACAACTTTTAAAACTAAAGGTAGAGGTTTTACTGGTGCTGTTAAAAGATGGAACTTTGCTGGTGGTAGAGCTTCTCACGGACATAGAATGGGTAAAAGAACTGGTTCTATTGGTATGTGTGAATGGCCAGGTAGAGTAATGCCAGGTAAGAAAATGCCAGGACAATACGGAAATACAACAAACTCTGTTAAAAATGATGTTGTTTCATTTGATGCAGAAACTGGTATTTTAGTTGTAAAAGGTGCTGTTTCAGGACCAAATGGTGGATTAGGAAAAGTAAGGATTGCTAAATGA
- the rplB gene encoding 50S ribosomal protein L2 codes for MAIKKFRPITPARRFMSVMDTSEITSKPTVRSLLVRVKASAGRNNNGRITSRHKEAGAKKLYRIIDFKRNKFGVEGTISTIEYDPYRNCRICLVTYLDGDKRYILQPSGLKVGDKIQAAESGLDILPGNAMRLINIPVGTMVHNIEMKPGKGGQIARSAGGYAQIMGREDKYVIMRLPSGEMRKILGVCIATIGIVGNEDFSNMVVGKAGRQRHLGKRPQTRGSAMNPIDHPHGGGEGKTNSGRHPVTPWGMPTKGYKTRKKKASDKLIISRRKK; via the coding sequence ATGGCAATTAAAAAATTTAGACCAATAACTCCTGCTAGAAGATTTATGTCTGTTATGGATACTTCTGAAATTACTTCTAAACCAACAGTTAGATCTTTACTTGTAAGAGTAAAAGCTTCAGCTGGTAGAAATAACAACGGTAGAATTACTTCTAGACACAAAGAAGCAGGTGCTAAGAAATTATATAGAATTATTGATTTCAAAAGAAACAAATTTGGTGTTGAGGGAACTATTTCAACTATTGAGTACGACCCATACAGAAACTGTAGAATTTGTTTAGTTACTTATTTAGATGGTGATAAAAGATATATCTTACAACCTTCTGGATTAAAAGTTGGAGATAAAATTCAAGCTGCTGAGTCAGGACTTGATATTTTACCAGGTAATGCAATGAGACTTATCAACATCCCTGTTGGTACAATGGTTCATAATATTGAAATGAAACCAGGAAAAGGTGGACAAATTGCAAGATCTGCTGGTGGATATGCTCAAATCATGGGTAGAGAAGACAAATATGTAATTATGAGACTTCCTTCAGGTGAAATGAGAAAAATCTTAGGTGTATGTATTGCTACTATTGGAATCGTTGGAAACGAAGATTTCTCTAACATGGTTGTTGGAAAAGCTGGTAGACAAAGACACTTAGGTAAAAGACCTCAAACTAGAGGTTCTGCAATGAACCCTATTGATCACCCACACGGTGGTGGTGAAGGTAAGACTAACTCTGGTAGACATCCTGTTACTCCATGGGGTATGCCAACTAAAGGTTATAAAACTAGAAAGAAAAAAGCTAGTGATAAATTAATCATCTCAAGAAGAAAGAAGTAA
- the rplV gene encoding 50S ribosomal protein L22: MAKAVLKFIRLSPTKARLIAREVQGMNAEYAIASLEFTPNKAAGVISKVIASAVANAGLEPEDAIITSARVDKGPVLKRFTPRARGSASPKHKPTAHIMIEVAAASEGDK, encoded by the coding sequence ATGGCTAAAGCAGTATTAAAATTTATCAGATTATCACCTACTAAAGCAAGACTTATTGCAAGAGAAGTTCAAGGTATGAATGCAGAATATGCAATCGCATCTTTAGAATTCACTCCTAATAAAGCTGCTGGAGTTATTTCAAAAGTTATTGCATCAGCTGTTGCTAATGCAGGTTTAGAGCCAGAAGATGCAATTATTACTTCTGCTAGAGTTGATAAAGGTCCAGTTCTTAAGAGATTTACTCCAAGAGCAAGAGGAAGTGCATCACCAAAACATAAACCAACTGCGCATATCATGATTGAAGTAGCTGCGGCATCAGAAGGAGATAAGTAA
- the rpsS gene encoding 30S ribosomal protein S19, giving the protein MARSIKKGPFVDAHLMKKVLKAVEANDKKPIKTWSRRSMVLPDMIGLTFNVHNGRNFVPVNITENHVGYKLGEFAPTRTFKGHKGSVQRKVG; this is encoded by the coding sequence ATGGCAAGATCAATAAAAAAAGGTCCATTTGTAGACGCACACTTAATGAAAAAAGTATTAAAAGCTGTAGAAGCTAATGATAAAAAACCAATTAAAACATGGTCAAGAAGATCTATGGTTTTACCTGACATGATTGGTTTAACATTTAATGTGCATAACGGAAGAAACTTTGTACCTGTAAATATTACAGAAAACCATGTTGGATATAAGTTAGGTGAATTTGCACCAACTAGAACATTCAAAGGGCACAAAGGTTCTGTGCAAAGAAAGGTAGGATAA
- the rpsJ gene encoding 30S ribosomal protein S10: MEKIRLKLKAYDHRVLDRSVASIVEAVKRTGAELRGPIPLPTKIRKYTVLKGPHVNKDAREQFEIRVHTRMIDIIAATPDTVDSLMKLDLAPEVDVEVRSMGQE; the protein is encoded by the coding sequence ATGGAAAAAATTAGATTAAAGCTTAAAGCTTATGATCATAGAGTTTTAGACAGAAGTGTTGCTTCAATTGTTGAAGCTGTTAAAAGAACTGGTGCTGAGTTGAGAGGTCCAATACCTTTACCAACGAAAATCAGAAAATATACAGTTCTTAAAGGTCCTCACGTAAATAAAGATGCAAGAGAACAATTCGAAATCAGAGTACACACAAGAATGATTGATATCATTGCTGCTACTCCTGATACGGTAGATTCGTTAATGAAACTTGACTTAGCTCCAGAAGTTGATGTTGAAGTTAGATCAATGGGTCAAGAATAG
- a CDS encoding HIT domain-containing protein — MDRMYAPWRFEYVTEDKIEGCVFCHIYENPKDDEKLGVIFRDKNCYVVMNKYPYSPGHMMVIPNIHTDKIEELKDDVWLEMSLRVKQATKMLKEVLNAEGVNIGMNLSKAAGAGIAEHVHYHVLPRWLGDTNFITAIGDTRIYPVDFDKIYKKLKENSTKYFK, encoded by the coding sequence GTGGATAGAATGTACGCACCTTGGAGATTTGAATATGTAACAGAAGATAAAATAGAAGGTTGCGTATTTTGCCACATCTATGAAAATCCAAAAGATGATGAAAAACTAGGTGTAATTTTTAGAGATAAAAACTGTTATGTAGTTATGAACAAATATCCATACTCTCCTGGGCATATGATGGTAATCCCAAATATCCATACAGATAAAATAGAAGAACTAAAAGATGATGTTTGGTTAGAAATGTCACTAAGAGTAAAACAAGCTACAAAGATGCTAAAAGAAGTATTAAATGCCGAGGGTGTAAATATAGGTATGAACTTAAGTAAAGCTGCAGGTGCAGGTATTGCTGAACATGTACACTATCATGTATTACCAAGGTGGCTTGGTGATACGAATTTTATAACTGCTATTGGTGATACTAGGATTTATCCAGTTGACTTCGATAAGATATACAAAAAACTAAAAGAAAATTCTACTAAATATTTTAAATAA
- the rplP gene encoding 50S ribosomal protein L16 yields MLMPKRTKFRKVMKGRNRGKSMRANTLAYGEFGLKAVEHGRIDSRQIEAARIAMTRKVKREAKVWIMVFPDKPLTAKPLETRMGKGKGAVDKWVMNIKPGRICFEMAGVDEKLSREALTLAKHKLPFKTKIVTRDSENDLF; encoded by the coding sequence ATGTTAATGCCTAAGAGAACTAAATTTAGAAAAGTAATGAAGGGTCGAAATAGAGGTAAATCTATGAGAGCTAATACTCTTGCTTATGGAGAATTCGGTCTTAAAGCTGTAGAGCATGGAAGAATTGATTCTAGACAAATCGAAGCTGCCAGAATTGCTATGACTAGAAAAGTTAAAAGAGAAGCGAAAGTTTGGATTATGGTATTCCCAGACAAGCCACTTACTGCTAAACCATTAGAAACAAGAATGGGTAAAGGTAAAGGTGCTGTTGATAAATGGGTTATGAATATTAAGCCAGGTAGAATTTGTTTTGAGATGGCTGGTGTTGATGAGAAATTATCAAGAGAAGCATTAACTTTAGCAAAACATAAATTACCATTTAAAACTAAAATTGTAACAAGAGATAGCGAAAATGATTTATTCTGA
- the def gene encoding peptide deformylase — translation MLRKNCKIVKLGEPILRKKAKKVKNINSKEIKNIIKKMLYCVKQSKGVGLAAPQIFESYQILIISSHPNERYPNAPLMKNEVLINPKIIKKSKKKNKDWEGCLSIPSIRAKVPRHTKIEVEYTSTDGTLKRVVFEDFIARIFQHEYDHLKGKVYLDRVEDNKDIVSEEIYFKLI, via the coding sequence ATGCTAAGAAAAAACTGTAAAATCGTAAAACTAGGCGAACCAATACTAAGAAAAAAAGCAAAAAAAGTAAAAAATATAAACTCAAAAGAGATAAAAAACATCATCAAAAAAATGCTTTACTGTGTAAAACAATCCAAAGGAGTAGGATTAGCTGCTCCACAAATCTTCGAATCATATCAAATCCTAATAATCTCATCACATCCAAATGAGAGATACCCAAACGCACCCTTAATGAAAAATGAAGTTCTAATAAACCCAAAAATTATCAAAAAATCAAAAAAGAAAAATAAAGATTGGGAAGGATGTTTAAGTATTCCAAGTATTAGAGCAAAGGTTCCAAGACATACCAAAATTGAAGTGGAGTACACTTCAACAGATGGAACTTTAAAACGCGTAGTGTTTGAAGATTTTATAGCTAGAATATTTCAACATGAATATGACCACCTAAAAGGTAAGGTTTATCTAGATAGAGTAGAGGATAATAAAGATATTGTTTCTGAAGAGATATATTTTAAATTGATTTAA
- the rpsC gene encoding 30S ribosomal protein S3, whose amino-acid sequence MGQKVNPIGLRLGINRNWDSRWFPKFSNMPANVAEDDKIRKFVKKELYYAGVASTIVERTAKKVRVTIVAARPGIIIGKKGADVEKLKNNLSALVGKEIAVNIKEERKPQLSGQLSAENVAQQLERRVAFRRAMKRVMQNALKSGAKGIKVSVSGRLGGAEMARTEWYLEGRVPLHTLRARIDYGFAEAHTTYGCIGIKVWIFKGEVLAKGIPAEKDTDSKPKRRPQKRRGK is encoded by the coding sequence ATGGGTCAAAAAGTTAATCCAATAGGTTTAAGATTAGGTATTAATAGAAACTGGGATTCTAGATGGTTCCCAAAATTTTCTAACATGCCAGCTAACGTTGCTGAAGATGACAAAATCAGAAAGTTCGTTAAAAAAGAATTATACTATGCAGGTGTTGCTTCAACTATCGTTGAAAGAACAGCTAAGAAAGTTAGAGTTACTATCGTTGCAGCTAGACCAGGAATTATCATTGGTAAAAAAGGTGCAGACGTTGAGAAACTTAAAAACAACCTTTCTGCATTAGTTGGAAAAGAAATTGCTGTAAATATTAAAGAAGAGAGAAAGCCACAATTATCTGGTCAACTTTCTGCTGAAAATGTTGCACAACAATTAGAAAGAAGAGTTGCATTTAGAAGAGCTATGAAAAGAGTTATGCAAAATGCACTTAAATCTGGAGCAAAAGGTATTAAAGTATCTGTTTCTGGTAGACTTGGTGGAGCTGAAATGGCAAGAACTGAGTGGTACTTAGAAGGTAGAGTTCCTTTACATACATTAAGAGCAAGAATCGATTACGGTTTTGCTGAAGCTCATACTACTTATGGTTGTATTGGTATTAAAGTTTGGATTTTTAAAGGTGAAGTACTTGCAAAAGGTATCCCAGCTGAAAAAGATACTGATTCTAAACCAAAAAGAAGACCACAAAAGAGAAGAGGTAAATAA
- a CDS encoding Mur ligase family protein, with the protein MEYFNIFTHIILIMALGWYLITNLQWYNYRLERVVLKHHKWQWHITYFVAPIVLFHLLPDMYFAIYFYLLYLTSFILWNRKLDRPLVLTGRVKRFLAILLFTTFIITALCLASEACHSTAIFIPLFLAYGISYLLEKMFFISFKHKAKERFQAVPNLKTIAITASYGKTSIKNYLYQVLKRKYKVYKTPRSVNTMAGIVLDVNRDLPLDTQIYIAEAGAREKGDIEEITMFLEPEYCILGSVGEQHIEYFKTLDNIIHTKMEILKSPKMIKGFVHESVPMKEYDTITKFPDNLNVTMSNLDGIWFDIIINGEQQHFHAPILGSFNAINLTAVILVAHELGMSIDEIKVALKDLPQVEHRLQKIEAGGKVIVDDSFNGNLEGMLEAVNICSTYEGRKVIVTPGLVESTSEANILLANEINEKFDFAIITGSLNTHLLSANIDENKRYILKEKKDLESSLATLTKQGDLILFANDAPNFI; encoded by the coding sequence ATGGAATACTTTAATATATTTACACATATTATACTAATCATGGCACTTGGTTGGTATTTAATTACAAACTTACAATGGTATAACTACCGCTTGGAAAGAGTAGTTTTAAAACATCATAAATGGCAATGGCATATCACATATTTTGTAGCGCCTATTGTTCTTTTTCATCTTTTACCAGATATGTATTTTGCAATATATTTTTATCTTTTATATTTAACAAGTTTTATTTTGTGGAATAGAAAACTTGATAGACCTTTGGTCTTAACAGGAAGAGTAAAAAGATTTTTAGCAATTTTACTATTTACAACATTTATAATAACTGCATTATGTCTTGCAAGTGAAGCTTGTCATTCAACTGCTATATTTATTCCTCTATTTTTAGCTTATGGGATTTCATACCTTTTAGAAAAAATGTTTTTTATCTCTTTTAAACATAAAGCAAAAGAGAGATTTCAAGCAGTACCAAATCTAAAAACAATAGCTATTACAGCCTCATATGGAAAAACATCTATTAAAAACTATTTGTATCAAGTTTTAAAAAGAAAATACAAAGTATATAAAACACCAAGGTCAGTAAATACAATGGCTGGAATAGTACTTGATGTAAATAGAGACTTACCTCTTGATACTCAAATCTATATTGCAGAAGCAGGAGCTAGAGAAAAAGGTGATATAGAAGAAATCACTATGTTTTTAGAACCTGAATATTGTATTTTAGGAAGTGTTGGAGAACAACATATTGAGTACTTCAAAACTTTAGACAATATAATTCATACAAAAATGGAAATACTAAAATCACCAAAAATGATAAAAGGTTTTGTACACGAGTCAGTACCTATGAAAGAGTATGATACTATCACAAAATTTCCTGATAATCTAAATGTAACTATGTCAAACCTTGATGGTATTTGGTTTGATATTATTATCAATGGAGAACAACAACATTTCCATGCTCCTATCCTTGGAAGCTTCAACGCTATAAATTTAACAGCAGTTATTTTAGTAGCTCATGAACTTGGTATGAGTATTGATGAAATTAAAGTGGCGTTAAAAGATTTGCCACAAGTTGAACATAGACTGCAAAAGATTGAAGCTGGTGGAAAAGTAATTGTTGATGATAGTTTCAATGGAAACTTAGAAGGTATGCTTGAAGCTGTAAATATCTGTTCTACATATGAAGGAAGAAAAGTAATAGTAACTCCAGGACTTGTAGAATCAACATCAGAAGCGAATATCTTGTTAGCAAATGAAATAAATGAAAAATTTGATTTTGCAATTATCACAGGAAGTTTAAATACACATCTGCTAAGTGCAAATATAGATGAAAATAAACGATATATACTAAAAGAGAAAAAAGATTTAGAATCATCACTTGCAACACTTACAAAGCAGGGTGATTTAATACTATTTGCAAATGACGCACCAAATTTCATTTAG
- the rplD gene encoding 50S ribosomal protein L4, whose translation MSNAVVVQTNELPESFKDINSHNLYLYVKSYLAAQRANTARVKNRSEVSGGGKKPKAQKGSGGARWGSKRSPLFVGGGQVFGPTKRNYNQKINKKQKALALNFAINAQAEKGSLFVADSIAIESGKTKDALSIINELNQRDTLVIVESIEEKTYLAFRNIKNCYMIEKQEVNAYLISAYHSVLIEKSVLDSLTKEA comes from the coding sequence ATGAGTAATGCAGTAGTAGTACAAACAAACGAGTTACCTGAATCTTTCAAAGATATTAACTCGCATAACTTATACTTATATGTTAAATCATATCTAGCAGCTCAAAGAGCAAACACAGCTAGAGTAAAAAACAGATCTGAAGTAAGCGGTGGTGGTAAAAAACCTAAAGCTCAAAAAGGTTCTGGTGGTGCTAGATGGGGTTCTAAAAGATCTCCTTTATTCGTTGGTGGGGGTCAAGTTTTTGGTCCAACTAAAAGAAACTATAACCAAAAAATCAATAAGAAACAAAAAGCTTTAGCATTAAACTTTGCTATTAACGCTCAAGCTGAAAAAGGTTCTTTATTTGTAGCTGATTCAATTGCAATTGAATCTGGTAAAACTAAAGATGCGCTTTCAATTATTAATGAATTAAACCAAAGAGATACTCTTGTAATTGTTGAATCAATTGAAGAGAAAACATACTTAGCGTTCAGAAACATTAAAAATTGTTACATGATTGAAAAACAAGAAGTAAATGCTTACTTAATTTCAGCGTATCATTCAGTGCTAATTGAAAAATCAGTACTTGATTCATTAACTAAAGAGGCGTAG